In Elaeis guineensis isolate ETL-2024a unplaced genomic scaffold, EG11 Super_Scaffold_1000045, whole genome shotgun sequence, a single window of DNA contains:
- the LOC105035566 gene encoding protein FAR1-RELATED SEQUENCE 5 isoform X1: MEEILTILSQASYKTFMKKMTDAPRPNSTTMEDANNARWLPRIDMLFESENEAYEFYNTYAENVGFFVRRSTLWTTSKNIITRRTFVCSREGFREKKKGAKEAKCPRPETRIGCPACMTIRLTPNGRYRVTEFVPNHNHQLAAASTIHMLRAKKMRRKARAVRADLVDDTVRTPEFETEDEAYEFYSMYAGRIGFSIRRASMTMSAENVITRRMFVCSREGFREKKKGAKRVKKPRPETRTGCPACMIIRLTPSGKYHVTEFVTYHNHPLSVPSSTDLVMSHSVENGQDDESDMADGSADDTVHKQARSHQSISLLSLDSKNYLRSKRVKSIQVGDAGATLEYLQKMQDNNPSFFYAVQVDEDDNMTNFFWADAKSMMDYNYFGDVVCFDTTYKIYGYGRPFALFIGVNHHKQIVIFGAALLYDEGTESFKWLFETFKSVMSGSQPKTVLTDRDAAMSEAIAAVWPGTSHRFCVWHIYQNAVEQLSQAFHGSRTLGYDFGRCLFDFEDEEEFLSAWKTMLQKYDLQDNQWLAKLFDEREKWALVYGRETFYADIKSVQQKENLSTELKKYLSPERELLSFFEHYERILDERRCAELQADANANLSTKKPPSIRMLRQAANAYTPAAFKMFEREFELYMDCMLYGCGETGTISNYRVTVEEKAKDHFVKFDSLDGTVTCSCKKFEFIGIQCRHVLKVLDTRNIKELPPQYIVKRWRKDAKAGVLSDNCPFSFDSDPQSSLSKRYNYLCRIFSIAAARAAKSVESYAFIESQSDMLMDQVDQVLQARPSEMPALITTSCDRSQNPVESAVAGTLRYDKANQASFIGGTANGLLVSQHSHPTMCWGQFPAGPPEQGGRPL, translated from the exons ATGGAGGAAATATTGACTATTCTCAGTCAGGCTTCTTATAAAACCTTCAT GAAAAAAATGACAGATGCACCAAGACCTAATTCTACAACAATGGAGGATGCTAATAATGCAAGATGGCTACCAAGGATTGATATGTTGTTTGAGAGTGAAAATGAGGCATATGAGTTCTATAATACATATGCTGAGAATGTAGGTTTCTTTGTCCGAAGGTCGACGCTCTGGACAACCTCAAAGAATATCATTACTAGGAGAACATTTGTATGCTCAAGAGAAGGCTTTCGTGAGAAGAAGAAAGGGGCAAAGGAGGCGAAGTGTCCACGGCCTGAAACAAGAATTGGTTGCCCAGCATGCATGACCATCAGGCTTACACCTAATGGAAGATACCGTGTGACAGAATTTGTACCAAACCACAACCATCAGCTTGCGGCAGCATCTACTATTCATATGTTGAGGGCCAAGAAAATGAGACGTAAGGCTCGAGCTGTAAGAGCAGATTTGGTGGATGACACGGTGAGAACACCGGAATTTGAAACTGAAGATGAGGCCTATGAATTTTATAGCATGTATGCTGGAAGAATAGGATTCAGCATCCGAAGAGCAAGCATGACAATGAGTGCTGAAAATGTTATCACTAGAAGGATGTTTGTGTGTTCAAGAGAAGGTTTCCGTGAGAAGAAAAAAGGAGCAAAGAGGGTGAAAAAACCCCGCCCAGAAACTAGAACTGGTTGCCCAGCATGCATGATCATCAGACTTACACCTAGTGGCAAATATCATGTGACAGAGTTTGTTACATACCATAATCACCCACTTTCAGTCCCCTCTTCAACTGACTTGGTGATGTCACATAGTGTAGAAAATGGTCAAGATGATGAATCGGACATGGCTGATGGATCTGCAGATGATACTGTGCACAAGCAAGCTCGGAGTCATCAAAGCATTagtttgctttctttagacagtAAGAATTACCTAAGATCCAAGCGTGTGAAGTCCATCCAGGTAGGGGATGCAGGGGCCACATTGGAATACTTACAAAAGATGCAAGACAATAACCCATCATTCTTCTATGCAGTACAAGTTGATGAGGATGATAACATGACTAACTTTTTCTGGGCAGATGCGAAGTCTATGATGGACTACAACTACTTCGGCGATGTGGTGTGTTTTGACACAACCTACAAAATTTATGGTTATGGTAGACCATTTGCATTATTCATTGGTGTGAATCATCATAAGCAAATTGTCATTTTTGGGGCTGCGTTGCTATATGATGAAGGCACAGAATCATTTAAGTGGTTATTTGAAACGTTCAAGTCTGTGATGAGTGGAAGTCAACCCAAGACAGTTTTAACCGACCGTGATGCAGCAATGAGTGAAGCAATAGCTGCAGTTTGGCCTGGCACGAGTCATCGTTTTTGCGTGTGGCATATTTATCAGAATGCAGTTGAGCAACTAAGTCAGGCATTTCATGGTTCCAGAACTTTAGGATATGATTTCGGTCGATGTCTTTTTGATTTTGAAGATGAGGAAGAGTTTCTATCAGCATGGAAAACAATGTTGCAGAAGTATGATCTCCAGGACAATCAATGGTTGGCAAAGCTATTTGATGAAAGGGAGAAATGGGCACTGGTATATGGGCGTGAAACATTTTATGCAGACATCAAAAGTGTCCAACAGAAGGAGAACTTGAGTACTGAGCTCAAGAAATATTTAAGCCCAGAAAGGGAACTTTTGAGCTTTTTTGAGCATTATGAGAGAATACTGGATGAGCGACGATGTGCAGAACTACAAGCTGATGCTAATGCAAATCTAAGTACTAAAAAACCACCTTCTATTCGTATGTTGAGGCAAGCTGCAAATGCTTATACACCAGCTGCATTTAAAATGTTTGAAAGAGAATTTGAGTTGTATATGGATTGTATGTTGTATGGTTGTGGTGAAACTGGAACAATTTCTAACTATAGGGTTACTGTCGAAGAGAAAGCTAAAGATCACTTTGTGAAATTTGATTCTTTAGATGGTACAGTGACCTGCAGTTGCAAGAAGTTTGAGTTTATTGGGATTCAATGTCGGCATGTGTTGAAAGTACTTGACACTAGAAATATTAAAGAACTTCCACCACAATACATCGTGAAGAGGTGGAGGAAAGATGCAAAGGCTGGAGTTTTGAGTGATAATTGTCCATTTTCTTTTGACAGTGATcctcaatcatccttatccaagcGTTATAACTATTTATGTCGCATTTTCAGTATAGCTGCAGCAAGGGCTGCTAAAAGTGTAGAGTCATATGCATTTATCGAGAGTCAGTCAGATATGCTTATGGATCAAGTGGATCAAGTTTTGCAAGCAAGACCTTCTGAGATGCCTGCACTCATCACCACTTCATGCGATCGATCACAAAATCCGGTAGAAAGTGCAGTTGCTGGAACCTTACGCTATGATAAGGCAAACCAAGCGAGTTTCATTGGTGGTACAGCTAATG GATTACTCGTCTCCCAGCATTCCCATCCAACCATGTGTTGGGGGCAGTTCCCAGCTGGACCACCAGAACAGGGAGGAAGGCCATTGTAG
- the LOC105035566 gene encoding protein FAR1-RELATED SEQUENCE 5 isoform X3: MTDAPRPNSTTMEDANNARWLPRIDMLFESENEAYEFYNTYAENVGFFVRRSTLWTTSKNIITRRTFVCSREGFREKKKGAKEAKCPRPETRIGCPACMTIRLTPNGRYRVTEFVPNHNHQLAAASTIHMLRAKKMRRKARAVRADLVDDTVRTPEFETEDEAYEFYSMYAGRIGFSIRRASMTMSAENVITRRMFVCSREGFREKKKGAKRVKKPRPETRTGCPACMIIRLTPSGKYHVTEFVTYHNHPLSVPSSTDLVMSHSVENGQDDESDMADGSADDTVHKQARSHQSISLLSLDSKNYLRSKRVKSIQVGDAGATLEYLQKMQDNNPSFFYAVQVDEDDNMTNFFWADAKSMMDYNYFGDVVCFDTTYKIYGYGRPFALFIGVNHHKQIVIFGAALLYDEGTESFKWLFETFKSVMSGSQPKTVLTDRDAAMSEAIAAVWPGTSHRFCVWHIYQNAVEQLSQAFHGSRTLGYDFGRCLFDFEDEEEFLSAWKTMLQKYDLQDNQWLAKLFDEREKWALVYGRETFYADIKSVQQKENLSTELKKYLSPERELLSFFEHYERILDERRCAELQADANANLSTKKPPSIRMLRQAANAYTPAAFKMFEREFELYMDCMLYGCGETGTISNYRVTVEEKAKDHFVKFDSLDGTVTCSCKKFEFIGIQCRHVLKVLDTRNIKELPPQYIVKRWRKDAKAGVLSDNCPFSFDSDPQSSLSKRYNYLCRIFSIAAARAAKSVESYAFIESQSDMLMDQVDQVLQARPSEMPALITTSCDRSQNPVESAVAGTLRYDKANQASFIGGTANGLLVSQHSHPTMCWGQFPAGPPEQGGRPL, from the exons ATGACAGATGCACCAAGACCTAATTCTACAACAATGGAGGATGCTAATAATGCAAGATGGCTACCAAGGATTGATATGTTGTTTGAGAGTGAAAATGAGGCATATGAGTTCTATAATACATATGCTGAGAATGTAGGTTTCTTTGTCCGAAGGTCGACGCTCTGGACAACCTCAAAGAATATCATTACTAGGAGAACATTTGTATGCTCAAGAGAAGGCTTTCGTGAGAAGAAGAAAGGGGCAAAGGAGGCGAAGTGTCCACGGCCTGAAACAAGAATTGGTTGCCCAGCATGCATGACCATCAGGCTTACACCTAATGGAAGATACCGTGTGACAGAATTTGTACCAAACCACAACCATCAGCTTGCGGCAGCATCTACTATTCATATGTTGAGGGCCAAGAAAATGAGACGTAAGGCTCGAGCTGTAAGAGCAGATTTGGTGGATGACACGGTGAGAACACCGGAATTTGAAACTGAAGATGAGGCCTATGAATTTTATAGCATGTATGCTGGAAGAATAGGATTCAGCATCCGAAGAGCAAGCATGACAATGAGTGCTGAAAATGTTATCACTAGAAGGATGTTTGTGTGTTCAAGAGAAGGTTTCCGTGAGAAGAAAAAAGGAGCAAAGAGGGTGAAAAAACCCCGCCCAGAAACTAGAACTGGTTGCCCAGCATGCATGATCATCAGACTTACACCTAGTGGCAAATATCATGTGACAGAGTTTGTTACATACCATAATCACCCACTTTCAGTCCCCTCTTCAACTGACTTGGTGATGTCACATAGTGTAGAAAATGGTCAAGATGATGAATCGGACATGGCTGATGGATCTGCAGATGATACTGTGCACAAGCAAGCTCGGAGTCATCAAAGCATTagtttgctttctttagacagtAAGAATTACCTAAGATCCAAGCGTGTGAAGTCCATCCAGGTAGGGGATGCAGGGGCCACATTGGAATACTTACAAAAGATGCAAGACAATAACCCATCATTCTTCTATGCAGTACAAGTTGATGAGGATGATAACATGACTAACTTTTTCTGGGCAGATGCGAAGTCTATGATGGACTACAACTACTTCGGCGATGTGGTGTGTTTTGACACAACCTACAAAATTTATGGTTATGGTAGACCATTTGCATTATTCATTGGTGTGAATCATCATAAGCAAATTGTCATTTTTGGGGCTGCGTTGCTATATGATGAAGGCACAGAATCATTTAAGTGGTTATTTGAAACGTTCAAGTCTGTGATGAGTGGAAGTCAACCCAAGACAGTTTTAACCGACCGTGATGCAGCAATGAGTGAAGCAATAGCTGCAGTTTGGCCTGGCACGAGTCATCGTTTTTGCGTGTGGCATATTTATCAGAATGCAGTTGAGCAACTAAGTCAGGCATTTCATGGTTCCAGAACTTTAGGATATGATTTCGGTCGATGTCTTTTTGATTTTGAAGATGAGGAAGAGTTTCTATCAGCATGGAAAACAATGTTGCAGAAGTATGATCTCCAGGACAATCAATGGTTGGCAAAGCTATTTGATGAAAGGGAGAAATGGGCACTGGTATATGGGCGTGAAACATTTTATGCAGACATCAAAAGTGTCCAACAGAAGGAGAACTTGAGTACTGAGCTCAAGAAATATTTAAGCCCAGAAAGGGAACTTTTGAGCTTTTTTGAGCATTATGAGAGAATACTGGATGAGCGACGATGTGCAGAACTACAAGCTGATGCTAATGCAAATCTAAGTACTAAAAAACCACCTTCTATTCGTATGTTGAGGCAAGCTGCAAATGCTTATACACCAGCTGCATTTAAAATGTTTGAAAGAGAATTTGAGTTGTATATGGATTGTATGTTGTATGGTTGTGGTGAAACTGGAACAATTTCTAACTATAGGGTTACTGTCGAAGAGAAAGCTAAAGATCACTTTGTGAAATTTGATTCTTTAGATGGTACAGTGACCTGCAGTTGCAAGAAGTTTGAGTTTATTGGGATTCAATGTCGGCATGTGTTGAAAGTACTTGACACTAGAAATATTAAAGAACTTCCACCACAATACATCGTGAAGAGGTGGAGGAAAGATGCAAAGGCTGGAGTTTTGAGTGATAATTGTCCATTTTCTTTTGACAGTGATcctcaatcatccttatccaagcGTTATAACTATTTATGTCGCATTTTCAGTATAGCTGCAGCAAGGGCTGCTAAAAGTGTAGAGTCATATGCATTTATCGAGAGTCAGTCAGATATGCTTATGGATCAAGTGGATCAAGTTTTGCAAGCAAGACCTTCTGAGATGCCTGCACTCATCACCACTTCATGCGATCGATCACAAAATCCGGTAGAAAGTGCAGTTGCTGGAACCTTACGCTATGATAAGGCAAACCAAGCGAGTTTCATTGGTGGTACAGCTAATG GATTACTCGTCTCCCAGCATTCCCATCCAACCATGTGTTGGGGGCAGTTCCCAGCTGGACCACCAGAACAGGGAGGAAGGCCATTGTAG
- the LOC105035566 gene encoding protein FAR1-RELATED SEQUENCE 5 isoform X2, producing the protein MEEILTILSQASYKTFMKKMTDAPRPNSTTMEDANNARWLPRIDMLFESENEAYEFYNTYAENVGFFVRRSTLWTTSKNIITRRTFVCSREGFREKKKGAKEAKCPRPETRIGCPACMTIRLTPNGRYRVTEFVPNHNHQLAAASTIHMLRAKKMRRKARAVRADLVDDTVRTPEFETEDEAYEFYSMYAGRIGFSIRRASMTMSAENVITRRMFVCSREGFREKKKGAKRVKKPRPETRTGCPACMIIRLTPSGKYHVTEFVTYHNHPLSVPSSTDLVMSHSVENGQDDESDMADGSADDTVHKQARSHQSISLLSLDSKNYLRSKRVKSIQVGDAGATLEYLQKMQDNNPSFFYAVQVDEDDNMTNFFWADAKSMMDYNYFGDVVCFDTTYKIYGYGRPFALFIGVNHHKQIVIFGAALLYDEGTESFKWLFETFKSVMSGSQPKTVLTDRDAAMSEAIAAVWPGTSHRFCVWHIYQNAVEQLSQAFHGSRTLGYDFGRCLFDFEDEEEFLSAWKTMLQKYDLQDNQWLAKLFDEREKWALVYGRETFYADIKSVQQKENLSTELKKYLSPERELLSFFEHYERILDERRCAELQADANANLSTKKPPSIRMLRQAANAYTPAAFKMFEREFELYMDCMLYGCGETGTISNYRVTVEEKAKDHFVKFDSLDGTVTCSCKKFEFIGIQCRHVLKVLDTRNIKELPPQYIVKRWRKDAKAGVLSDNCPFSFDSDPQSSLSKRYNYLCRIFSIAAARAAKSVESYAFIESQSDMLMDQVDQVLQARPSEMPALITTSCDRSQNPVESAVAGTLRYDKANQASFIGGTANGSLTFPFTLTASPSEYC; encoded by the exons ATGGAGGAAATATTGACTATTCTCAGTCAGGCTTCTTATAAAACCTTCAT GAAAAAAATGACAGATGCACCAAGACCTAATTCTACAACAATGGAGGATGCTAATAATGCAAGATGGCTACCAAGGATTGATATGTTGTTTGAGAGTGAAAATGAGGCATATGAGTTCTATAATACATATGCTGAGAATGTAGGTTTCTTTGTCCGAAGGTCGACGCTCTGGACAACCTCAAAGAATATCATTACTAGGAGAACATTTGTATGCTCAAGAGAAGGCTTTCGTGAGAAGAAGAAAGGGGCAAAGGAGGCGAAGTGTCCACGGCCTGAAACAAGAATTGGTTGCCCAGCATGCATGACCATCAGGCTTACACCTAATGGAAGATACCGTGTGACAGAATTTGTACCAAACCACAACCATCAGCTTGCGGCAGCATCTACTATTCATATGTTGAGGGCCAAGAAAATGAGACGTAAGGCTCGAGCTGTAAGAGCAGATTTGGTGGATGACACGGTGAGAACACCGGAATTTGAAACTGAAGATGAGGCCTATGAATTTTATAGCATGTATGCTGGAAGAATAGGATTCAGCATCCGAAGAGCAAGCATGACAATGAGTGCTGAAAATGTTATCACTAGAAGGATGTTTGTGTGTTCAAGAGAAGGTTTCCGTGAGAAGAAAAAAGGAGCAAAGAGGGTGAAAAAACCCCGCCCAGAAACTAGAACTGGTTGCCCAGCATGCATGATCATCAGACTTACACCTAGTGGCAAATATCATGTGACAGAGTTTGTTACATACCATAATCACCCACTTTCAGTCCCCTCTTCAACTGACTTGGTGATGTCACATAGTGTAGAAAATGGTCAAGATGATGAATCGGACATGGCTGATGGATCTGCAGATGATACTGTGCACAAGCAAGCTCGGAGTCATCAAAGCATTagtttgctttctttagacagtAAGAATTACCTAAGATCCAAGCGTGTGAAGTCCATCCAGGTAGGGGATGCAGGGGCCACATTGGAATACTTACAAAAGATGCAAGACAATAACCCATCATTCTTCTATGCAGTACAAGTTGATGAGGATGATAACATGACTAACTTTTTCTGGGCAGATGCGAAGTCTATGATGGACTACAACTACTTCGGCGATGTGGTGTGTTTTGACACAACCTACAAAATTTATGGTTATGGTAGACCATTTGCATTATTCATTGGTGTGAATCATCATAAGCAAATTGTCATTTTTGGGGCTGCGTTGCTATATGATGAAGGCACAGAATCATTTAAGTGGTTATTTGAAACGTTCAAGTCTGTGATGAGTGGAAGTCAACCCAAGACAGTTTTAACCGACCGTGATGCAGCAATGAGTGAAGCAATAGCTGCAGTTTGGCCTGGCACGAGTCATCGTTTTTGCGTGTGGCATATTTATCAGAATGCAGTTGAGCAACTAAGTCAGGCATTTCATGGTTCCAGAACTTTAGGATATGATTTCGGTCGATGTCTTTTTGATTTTGAAGATGAGGAAGAGTTTCTATCAGCATGGAAAACAATGTTGCAGAAGTATGATCTCCAGGACAATCAATGGTTGGCAAAGCTATTTGATGAAAGGGAGAAATGGGCACTGGTATATGGGCGTGAAACATTTTATGCAGACATCAAAAGTGTCCAACAGAAGGAGAACTTGAGTACTGAGCTCAAGAAATATTTAAGCCCAGAAAGGGAACTTTTGAGCTTTTTTGAGCATTATGAGAGAATACTGGATGAGCGACGATGTGCAGAACTACAAGCTGATGCTAATGCAAATCTAAGTACTAAAAAACCACCTTCTATTCGTATGTTGAGGCAAGCTGCAAATGCTTATACACCAGCTGCATTTAAAATGTTTGAAAGAGAATTTGAGTTGTATATGGATTGTATGTTGTATGGTTGTGGTGAAACTGGAACAATTTCTAACTATAGGGTTACTGTCGAAGAGAAAGCTAAAGATCACTTTGTGAAATTTGATTCTTTAGATGGTACAGTGACCTGCAGTTGCAAGAAGTTTGAGTTTATTGGGATTCAATGTCGGCATGTGTTGAAAGTACTTGACACTAGAAATATTAAAGAACTTCCACCACAATACATCGTGAAGAGGTGGAGGAAAGATGCAAAGGCTGGAGTTTTGAGTGATAATTGTCCATTTTCTTTTGACAGTGATcctcaatcatccttatccaagcGTTATAACTATTTATGTCGCATTTTCAGTATAGCTGCAGCAAGGGCTGCTAAAAGTGTAGAGTCATATGCATTTATCGAGAGTCAGTCAGATATGCTTATGGATCAAGTGGATCAAGTTTTGCAAGCAAGACCTTCTGAGATGCCTGCACTCATCACCACTTCATGCGATCGATCACAAAATCCGGTAGAAAGTGCAGTTGCTGGAACCTTACGCTATGATAAGGCAAACCAAGCGAGTTTCATTGGTGGTACAGCTAATG GCTCTTTAACTTTTCCATTCACATTAACAGCTAGTCCATCAGAATACTGTTAA
- the LOC105035566 gene encoding protein FAR1-RELATED SEQUENCE 5 isoform X4 translates to MTDAPRPNSTTMEDANNARWLPRIDMLFESENEAYEFYNTYAENVGFFVRRSTLWTTSKNIITRRTFVCSREGFREKKKGAKEAKCPRPETRIGCPACMTIRLTPNGRYRVTEFVPNHNHQLAAASTIHMLRAKKMRRKARAVRADLVDDTVRTPEFETEDEAYEFYSMYAGRIGFSIRRASMTMSAENVITRRMFVCSREGFREKKKGAKRVKKPRPETRTGCPACMIIRLTPSGKYHVTEFVTYHNHPLSVPSSTDLVMSHSVENGQDDESDMADGSADDTVHKQARSHQSISLLSLDSKNYLRSKRVKSIQVGDAGATLEYLQKMQDNNPSFFYAVQVDEDDNMTNFFWADAKSMMDYNYFGDVVCFDTTYKIYGYGRPFALFIGVNHHKQIVIFGAALLYDEGTESFKWLFETFKSVMSGSQPKTVLTDRDAAMSEAIAAVWPGTSHRFCVWHIYQNAVEQLSQAFHGSRTLGYDFGRCLFDFEDEEEFLSAWKTMLQKYDLQDNQWLAKLFDEREKWALVYGRETFYADIKSVQQKENLSTELKKYLSPERELLSFFEHYERILDERRCAELQADANANLSTKKPPSIRMLRQAANAYTPAAFKMFEREFELYMDCMLYGCGETGTISNYRVTVEEKAKDHFVKFDSLDGTVTCSCKKFEFIGIQCRHVLKVLDTRNIKELPPQYIVKRWRKDAKAGVLSDNCPFSFDSDPQSSLSKRYNYLCRIFSIAAARAAKSVESYAFIESQSDMLMDQVDQVLQARPSEMPALITTSCDRSQNPVESAVAGTLRYDKANQASFIGGTANGSLTFPFTLTASPSEYC, encoded by the exons ATGACAGATGCACCAAGACCTAATTCTACAACAATGGAGGATGCTAATAATGCAAGATGGCTACCAAGGATTGATATGTTGTTTGAGAGTGAAAATGAGGCATATGAGTTCTATAATACATATGCTGAGAATGTAGGTTTCTTTGTCCGAAGGTCGACGCTCTGGACAACCTCAAAGAATATCATTACTAGGAGAACATTTGTATGCTCAAGAGAAGGCTTTCGTGAGAAGAAGAAAGGGGCAAAGGAGGCGAAGTGTCCACGGCCTGAAACAAGAATTGGTTGCCCAGCATGCATGACCATCAGGCTTACACCTAATGGAAGATACCGTGTGACAGAATTTGTACCAAACCACAACCATCAGCTTGCGGCAGCATCTACTATTCATATGTTGAGGGCCAAGAAAATGAGACGTAAGGCTCGAGCTGTAAGAGCAGATTTGGTGGATGACACGGTGAGAACACCGGAATTTGAAACTGAAGATGAGGCCTATGAATTTTATAGCATGTATGCTGGAAGAATAGGATTCAGCATCCGAAGAGCAAGCATGACAATGAGTGCTGAAAATGTTATCACTAGAAGGATGTTTGTGTGTTCAAGAGAAGGTTTCCGTGAGAAGAAAAAAGGAGCAAAGAGGGTGAAAAAACCCCGCCCAGAAACTAGAACTGGTTGCCCAGCATGCATGATCATCAGACTTACACCTAGTGGCAAATATCATGTGACAGAGTTTGTTACATACCATAATCACCCACTTTCAGTCCCCTCTTCAACTGACTTGGTGATGTCACATAGTGTAGAAAATGGTCAAGATGATGAATCGGACATGGCTGATGGATCTGCAGATGATACTGTGCACAAGCAAGCTCGGAGTCATCAAAGCATTagtttgctttctttagacagtAAGAATTACCTAAGATCCAAGCGTGTGAAGTCCATCCAGGTAGGGGATGCAGGGGCCACATTGGAATACTTACAAAAGATGCAAGACAATAACCCATCATTCTTCTATGCAGTACAAGTTGATGAGGATGATAACATGACTAACTTTTTCTGGGCAGATGCGAAGTCTATGATGGACTACAACTACTTCGGCGATGTGGTGTGTTTTGACACAACCTACAAAATTTATGGTTATGGTAGACCATTTGCATTATTCATTGGTGTGAATCATCATAAGCAAATTGTCATTTTTGGGGCTGCGTTGCTATATGATGAAGGCACAGAATCATTTAAGTGGTTATTTGAAACGTTCAAGTCTGTGATGAGTGGAAGTCAACCCAAGACAGTTTTAACCGACCGTGATGCAGCAATGAGTGAAGCAATAGCTGCAGTTTGGCCTGGCACGAGTCATCGTTTTTGCGTGTGGCATATTTATCAGAATGCAGTTGAGCAACTAAGTCAGGCATTTCATGGTTCCAGAACTTTAGGATATGATTTCGGTCGATGTCTTTTTGATTTTGAAGATGAGGAAGAGTTTCTATCAGCATGGAAAACAATGTTGCAGAAGTATGATCTCCAGGACAATCAATGGTTGGCAAAGCTATTTGATGAAAGGGAGAAATGGGCACTGGTATATGGGCGTGAAACATTTTATGCAGACATCAAAAGTGTCCAACAGAAGGAGAACTTGAGTACTGAGCTCAAGAAATATTTAAGCCCAGAAAGGGAACTTTTGAGCTTTTTTGAGCATTATGAGAGAATACTGGATGAGCGACGATGTGCAGAACTACAAGCTGATGCTAATGCAAATCTAAGTACTAAAAAACCACCTTCTATTCGTATGTTGAGGCAAGCTGCAAATGCTTATACACCAGCTGCATTTAAAATGTTTGAAAGAGAATTTGAGTTGTATATGGATTGTATGTTGTATGGTTGTGGTGAAACTGGAACAATTTCTAACTATAGGGTTACTGTCGAAGAGAAAGCTAAAGATCACTTTGTGAAATTTGATTCTTTAGATGGTACAGTGACCTGCAGTTGCAAGAAGTTTGAGTTTATTGGGATTCAATGTCGGCATGTGTTGAAAGTACTTGACACTAGAAATATTAAAGAACTTCCACCACAATACATCGTGAAGAGGTGGAGGAAAGATGCAAAGGCTGGAGTTTTGAGTGATAATTGTCCATTTTCTTTTGACAGTGATcctcaatcatccttatccaagcGTTATAACTATTTATGTCGCATTTTCAGTATAGCTGCAGCAAGGGCTGCTAAAAGTGTAGAGTCATATGCATTTATCGAGAGTCAGTCAGATATGCTTATGGATCAAGTGGATCAAGTTTTGCAAGCAAGACCTTCTGAGATGCCTGCACTCATCACCACTTCATGCGATCGATCACAAAATCCGGTAGAAAGTGCAGTTGCTGGAACCTTACGCTATGATAAGGCAAACCAAGCGAGTTTCATTGGTGGTACAGCTAATG GCTCTTTAACTTTTCCATTCACATTAACAGCTAGTCCATCAGAATACTGTTAA